A genome region from Longimicrobiales bacterium includes the following:
- a CDS encoding amidase family protein, whose product MTGFASGLVRAALVAALIGGGTSPASGQSPLAAERLLKDATIEQLSQAMENGTLTSEALVEMYLERVAAYDQNGPALNSILTLNQGALARARELDAERAERGPRSMLHGIPVVLKDNVDTRDMPTTAGSILLQGSFPPDDAFMVQRLRNAGAIILAKTNMSEFASGATMSSNGGWIRNPHDLDRTPAGSSGGSGAAIAAVFAQLGIGTDTGGSVRGPSAANGIVGLKPTHGLVSRDGIIPLALSFDTGGPMARSVYDVAAMMNVIAGVDPTDEATRKADGRVPDDYTAFLDENALAGARIGVARQFLGGDPDVDWVIEASLRQIQEQGAVLVDVELPQWLIDVKGDWYTTIRWREFREQIPAYLATTGPEFPKRLADLLDRSRDERYTTDQGGTPNPVRWSLFAQEEDSGRTTDTEYRTMVEFGQPMIRSLIDGLFNDERLDAIVYPTSGTRPERVGQNQATWDVPSATNLANLTGYPDLIIPAGFTSDNLPVALSFFGPAFSEPTLLGLGFSFESRNDQRPYPAMTPAIDGHVIRR is encoded by the coding sequence ATGACCGGGTTCGCGAGTGGCCTCGTAAGGGCCGCGTTGGTGGCCGCCCTTATCGGGGGTGGCACGTCCCCTGCTTCTGGGCAGTCCCCTCTCGCGGCCGAAAGGTTACTGAAGGACGCGACGATCGAGCAGTTGAGTCAGGCGATGGAGAATGGGACCCTCACATCTGAGGCGCTGGTCGAGATGTACCTGGAGCGAGTCGCAGCTTACGACCAGAATGGTCCAGCGTTGAATTCGATTCTGACGCTCAACCAAGGTGCGCTCGCGAGGGCTCGCGAGCTCGACGCCGAACGTGCGGAAAGAGGGCCGCGTTCGATGCTGCATGGCATTCCGGTCGTGCTGAAGGACAACGTCGACACACGGGACATGCCAACGACAGCCGGGTCGATTCTTCTGCAGGGATCCTTCCCGCCGGATGACGCGTTCATGGTTCAGAGGCTGAGGAACGCGGGCGCGATCATTCTGGCCAAGACGAACATGAGTGAGTTCGCGTCGGGCGCCACGATGAGTTCGAACGGTGGATGGATTCGGAATCCACATGACCTGGACCGGACTCCAGCGGGCTCGTCCGGCGGATCCGGTGCCGCGATCGCGGCCGTATTTGCCCAGCTCGGCATCGGTACGGATACCGGTGGTTCGGTCCGGGGCCCGTCCGCGGCGAATGGCATCGTGGGGCTGAAGCCTACCCACGGTCTCGTGAGTCGCGATGGCATCATTCCGCTGGCGCTGTCGTTCGATACGGGCGGCCCGATGGCTCGGAGTGTCTACGACGTGGCTGCGATGATGAACGTGATCGCGGGGGTCGACCCTACTGATGAGGCGACGCGGAAGGCGGATGGTCGGGTCCCGGATGACTACACGGCATTCCTCGATGAGAATGCTCTGGCCGGAGCCCGGATCGGTGTCGCGAGACAATTCCTTGGCGGAGACCCGGATGTCGACTGGGTGATCGAAGCTTCGCTGCGACAGATCCAGGAGCAGGGTGCCGTGCTTGTCGATGTCGAGCTCCCTCAATGGCTCATCGACGTGAAGGGAGACTGGTACACGACGATTCGCTGGCGTGAGTTCCGTGAGCAAATTCCGGCGTACTTGGCCACCACCGGCCCGGAGTTTCCCAAGAGGCTCGCTGACCTGCTGGATCGGTCTCGCGACGAGCGCTATACGACTGATCAGGGTGGCACCCCGAACCCGGTGAGGTGGAGCCTGTTCGCCCAGGAGGAGGACAGCGGGCGGACGACGGACACGGAGTACCGCACGATGGTCGAATTCGGACAGCCGATGATTCGCAGCTTGATTGACGGGCTGTTCAATGACGAGCGTCTGGATGCGATCGTGTACCCGACGTCGGGTACGCGGCCGGAGCGTGTGGGGCAGAATCAGGCGACTTGGGATGTACCCTCTGCCACGAACCTCGCGAACCTCACCGGATATCCCGATCTCATCATTCCGGCTGGTTTTACTAGCGACAATTTGCCGGTCGCTCTGTCGTTCTTCGGCCCCGCCTTCAGTGAACCGACACTGCTTGGTCTGGGCTTCTCGTTCGAGTCGCGGAACGATCAGCGACCGTATCCAGCCATGACGCCGGCCATCGATGGGCATGTGATTCGTCGTTAG
- a CDS encoding DUF1028 domain-containing protein → MTRPIRRMHLLGCPASAGFAVAALAGLAFAPPMSAQEPASWGNDLVFHTFSIAAVDPNTGESGVAVTTRVACVGNGVPWVRAGVGAVATQASTRTAYGQELLDMLEQGMSPQEALDQATAADDDRDRRQIGVVSLDGQAAQHTGSGPGEWAGHRSGQNYATQGNVLVGPGVVDAVAEAFEASEGSGRHLADRLIEALTAGQVEGGDRRVGRLQSAAVIVADPREGMARRPDGQTVHINVCEHPTPVGELRRIYDTVSGTLGYRELSQPSGNDVWQVKLILHALGYYRDQISVLERERGWQFFDDEVASAVDEFRVMRALSNPSTGGTPRGFVDAQAITLMWADLESAGKAEEVRTLIRELTQVRR, encoded by the coding sequence ATGACCCGTCCCATTCGACGCATGCACCTGCTCGGCTGTCCGGCCAGCGCCGGCTTTGCCGTCGCAGCATTGGCTGGCTTGGCCTTCGCGCCACCGATGAGCGCGCAGGAGCCCGCTTCCTGGGGGAACGATCTCGTATTTCACACATTCTCGATTGCCGCAGTGGACCCGAACACCGGTGAGTCCGGCGTTGCGGTTACGACTCGGGTCGCGTGCGTCGGAAACGGGGTGCCGTGGGTGCGCGCCGGTGTCGGCGCGGTGGCGACGCAAGCTTCGACGAGAACGGCGTACGGGCAGGAGTTGCTCGACATGCTTGAACAGGGGATGTCTCCCCAGGAGGCGCTGGACCAGGCCACTGCTGCCGATGACGATCGCGATCGGCGTCAGATAGGTGTGGTGTCATTGGACGGACAGGCAGCTCAGCACACCGGTTCGGGTCCGGGGGAGTGGGCCGGGCATCGCTCCGGACAGAACTACGCTACACAAGGGAATGTCCTGGTCGGTCCAGGGGTCGTGGATGCGGTGGCTGAGGCGTTCGAGGCGAGCGAAGGATCCGGACGGCACCTTGCCGATCGCCTGATCGAGGCGCTCACGGCAGGGCAGGTGGAGGGTGGAGATCGACGTGTCGGACGTCTTCAGTCAGCCGCAGTGATCGTAGCCGACCCGCGCGAAGGCATGGCCCGGCGTCCCGACGGTCAGACGGTTCACATCAACGTGTGCGAGCATCCGACGCCGGTCGGCGAACTCCGCCGGATCTATGACACGGTCTCCGGCACGCTAGGGTATCGGGAGTTGTCACAGCCTTCCGGGAATGACGTGTGGCAGGTCAAGTTGATCCTGCATGCGCTCGGCTACTACCGGGATCAGATCAGTGTTCTCGAGAGGGAGCGTGGCTGGCAGTTTTTCGACGATGAGGTCGCGAGCGCTGTGGACGAATTCCGGGTCATGCGGGCCCTTTCCAACCCGAGCACCGGCGGGACGCCGCGAGGGTTTGTTGATGCCCAGGCGATCACGCTCATGTGGGCTGACCTGGAGTCGGCGGGCAAGGCAGAGGAGGTCCGAACGCTGATTCGTGAGCTGACACAGGTCCGTCGATGA
- a CDS encoding SPFH domain-containing protein, translating into MSRLLTIELFDKITGEFLDVFEWADASPNTLVYRFQCHNNEIKNGAQHTVREG; encoded by the coding sequence GTGTCGAGACTGCTTACGATAGAGCTGTTCGACAAAATCACGGGCGAGTTCCTTGATGTGTTCGAGTGGGCCGACGCGAGCCCTAACACGCTCGTATATCGGTTCCAGTGCCATAACAATGAGATCAAGAACGGAGCGCAGCACACCGTACGCGAGGGTTAG
- a CDS encoding choice-of-anchor B family protein — MLRVNSVQTFRATDGILGPTPAEEAVMKRMCLSFAVAILAIGPVTSLSAQSFGNSMAVAGDQIIVGEPVYEMRSGVVYIFGRDSSGDWVETQRIEPEGAEMGNRFGIRVATQNDLLLVSATRADGGTGTVYMYENDGGTWNRAGELNTDDRSPADSLGSGLAIDGDWIMVGTIGQNGGRGAAYVFHRDGDNWVQHSKLAPTTLNPVDRFGANIAINGTHAFIAATSADEGQGAVYAYEYDTGTDTWAPMGPLQAPLVNAQAAFGTDLKIDGDVALIGSPGNIVGIGSVMTYGFADGQWELTTMLIPFEAAAQTGFGGSIAFDGETAQIGAASASFGEGRVFTYTRDAESDTWTSVTQTASGAEDDGAFASTVAMGAGLVVGAAAAADNGTGAAWVLEQGPDGWTPTGRIGGDNLGIDGISGDEVRCTDEGEAALFECSSVDLLSFIPLGDMEAERGINTNDVWGWTDSESGREIVLVGMTNQTAFVDVTNPGTPLYLGRLPMPEGSNVTVWRDMKVYDNHMFVVADNAGEHGMQIFDLTHLRGLDGSEPVTFTEDARYDRIHSAHNIVINEDTGYAYSVGSSGGGETCGGGLHMINIQDPKNPEFAGCFQDMTTGRDRTGYSHDAQCVIYHGPDEDYAGREICLGANETALSIADVTDKTNPVAVSMATYPNVAYSHQGWLSEDHQYFYMGDELDETGGNVETTRTLIWDLADLDDPVLAREYMAETKATDHNLYIVGNTMYQSNYKSGLRVLDVSDPENPVPVGNFDTQPYGGDDAQMSGSWSNYPYFESGIVAVTSGDEGLFIVRYRPRTISQ; from the coding sequence ATGCTTCGCGTCAACTCTGTCCAGACATTCCGGGCCACGGATGGCATCCTCGGCCCTACCCCAGCGGAAGAGGCTGTAATGAAACGGATGTGTCTTTCCTTCGCGGTCGCAATCCTCGCGATCGGACCAGTGACTTCTCTGAGCGCACAGTCGTTCGGGAATTCGATGGCGGTGGCCGGCGATCAGATCATCGTCGGTGAGCCGGTCTACGAAATGCGTTCGGGCGTCGTCTACATCTTTGGGCGTGATAGCAGCGGGGACTGGGTGGAGACTCAGCGCATCGAGCCGGAAGGCGCCGAAATGGGCAACCGATTCGGTATCCGCGTGGCGACGCAGAACGACCTACTCCTGGTCTCTGCGACCAGAGCCGACGGTGGAACCGGAACGGTTTACATGTATGAGAACGACGGCGGCACTTGGAATCGCGCTGGCGAACTCAACACGGACGATCGTAGCCCCGCCGACAGCCTCGGCAGCGGCCTGGCAATCGACGGCGATTGGATCATGGTCGGCACGATCGGACAGAACGGGGGTCGGGGTGCGGCGTACGTCTTCCACCGCGATGGCGACAACTGGGTCCAGCATTCAAAGCTCGCGCCAACGACTCTGAACCCTGTCGACCGCTTTGGCGCAAACATCGCCATAAACGGTACGCACGCATTCATCGCAGCGACCTCTGCCGATGAAGGTCAGGGTGCGGTCTACGCATACGAGTACGACACCGGCACGGATACCTGGGCACCGATGGGGCCACTTCAGGCACCACTCGTAAACGCACAGGCTGCGTTCGGCACAGATCTGAAGATCGACGGTGACGTCGCGCTAATCGGTTCGCCGGGCAACATCGTCGGAATTGGCTCGGTGATGACGTACGGTTTCGCCGATGGTCAATGGGAACTCACCACGATGCTCATTCCGTTCGAGGCCGCGGCACAGACCGGGTTCGGCGGATCGATCGCCTTTGATGGCGAGACGGCCCAGATCGGCGCGGCTTCGGCCAGCTTCGGTGAGGGTCGAGTCTTCACGTATACGCGTGACGCCGAGTCCGACACCTGGACGTCCGTAACGCAGACCGCCTCGGGTGCGGAGGACGACGGAGCCTTCGCTTCCACGGTCGCGATGGGCGCGGGACTCGTCGTCGGTGCGGCAGCAGCAGCAGACAACGGCACGGGAGCAGCCTGGGTGCTCGAGCAGGGACCCGACGGATGGACACCTACGGGTCGGATTGGTGGAGATAACCTCGGTATCGACGGCATCAGTGGTGATGAGGTGCGGTGCACCGACGAAGGTGAAGCCGCACTGTTCGAATGCTCTTCCGTCGATCTGCTCTCATTCATCCCGCTGGGTGACATGGAGGCCGAGCGCGGCATCAATACCAATGACGTGTGGGGCTGGACCGACTCTGAGAGCGGTCGTGAGATCGTGCTTGTCGGTATGACGAACCAAACCGCCTTTGTCGACGTGACCAACCCGGGCACACCGCTCTACCTCGGTCGCCTGCCGATGCCGGAGGGATCGAACGTGACCGTGTGGCGGGACATGAAGGTCTACGACAACCACATGTTCGTCGTCGCGGACAACGCGGGTGAGCATGGGATGCAGATCTTCGACCTGACCCACCTTCGTGGCCTTGATGGGTCGGAGCCGGTGACGTTCACCGAGGACGCGCGTTACGATCGCATTCACAGCGCCCACAACATCGTGATCAATGAGGACACCGGGTACGCCTACTCCGTCGGCAGCAGCGGTGGTGGCGAGACCTGCGGTGGTGGGCTTCACATGATCAACATCCAAGACCCGAAGAACCCCGAGTTCGCCGGCTGCTTCCAGGACATGACGACGGGCCGCGACCGCACCGGTTACTCGCACGACGCACAGTGCGTGATCTACCATGGACCCGACGAAGACTACGCAGGCCGGGAGATCTGCCTCGGTGCAAACGAGACGGCTCTCTCGATTGCCGACGTCACGGACAAGACGAACCCCGTTGCCGTCTCAATGGCGACGTATCCGAACGTGGCCTACTCGCACCAGGGATGGCTGTCGGAGGATCATCAATACTTCTACATGGGCGACGAGCTCGACGAGACCGGAGGGAACGTCGAGACCACCCGGACTCTCATCTGGGACCTCGCGGACCTGGACGATCCCGTACTCGCTCGCGAGTACATGGCGGAGACGAAGGCCACGGACCACAACCTCTACATCGTGGGCAACACGATGTATCAGTCGAACTACAAGAGCGGCCTTCGCGTACTCGACGTCTCGGATCCGGAGAACCCGGTGCCGGTCGGCAACTTCGACACGCAGCCATACGGCGGCGATGACGCACAGATGAGCGGTTCGTGGTCGAACTACCCGTACTTCGAGAGTGGCATCGTAGCCGTGACCAGTGGCGACGAGGGCCTATTCATCGTCCGGTATCGTCCTCGGACGATCTCGCAGTAA